Proteins co-encoded in one Methylomonas albis genomic window:
- a CDS encoding chemoreceptor glutamine deamidase CheD — translation MHPQKYSETYYDPYQRIRACKITPGEYCVTDSGEVIVTVLGSCVIACIRDRRRGIGGMYQFMVVNVNEDQPLNQRMENMASNGMDNFINHLAGMGADEGELEAKVFGGGNILNGMQRNNVGARSAQFLRGYLAGRNIPVVADDMLGIYPRKVYFFPETGEVLVKKLKDIKNETILQREQEYSHRLFARVLA, via the coding sequence ATGCATCCGCAAAAATATTCCGAAACCTACTACGATCCGTACCAACGCATCCGCGCTTGCAAAATCACTCCCGGTGAATATTGTGTTACCGATTCCGGCGAGGTTATTGTTACCGTGCTGGGGTCCTGCGTGATTGCTTGTATTCGCGATAGGCGGCGGGGCATAGGTGGCATGTATCAATTCATGGTGGTGAACGTCAACGAAGACCAACCGCTCAACCAGCGCATGGAGAACATGGCTAGTAACGGTATGGACAATTTTATCAACCATCTGGCCGGCATGGGTGCGGACGAGGGCGAGTTGGAAGCCAAGGTGTTTGGCGGCGGCAATATTCTTAACGGCATGCAACGCAACAATGTCGGCGCTCGTAGTGCTCAGTTTTTACGCGGTTATCTGGCCGGCCGGAACATTCCGGTTGTGGCTGATGACATGCTCGGTATCTATCCCCGTAAGGTGTATTTCTTTCCAGAAACCGGGGAAGTGTTGGTGAAAAAGCTCAAGGATATAAAAAACGAAACTATTTTGCAGCGGGAGCAGGAATATTCTCATAGGTTGTTTGCTAGGGTGTTGGCGTAG
- a CDS encoding glycosyl transferase family protein, translated as MSLLTQEHPFAEFIKILGKGKKGSRPLTQDEAYRAMQMILADGQIEPIQLGAFLMLMRVKEETCEELAGFVQAARESFAFESKVAVDLDWSSYAGKRRHLPWFLLSTLLLAENGIRVFMHGAGGHTEGRLYTENALQALGIKAATSIAEAGTQLQQDNFSYLSLEYICPKLYDMINLRPIMGLRSPVHTLVRLLNPFDATASIQGIFHPSYRQVHQKAALLLDQKNMAVLKGEGGETERNPDVECLVQSVNNCELNDETWPALFERRHMKAEDMDPQLLAQFWRGDFNDEFGEATVIATAAVALKLLGKANDQEHAQQLAKEFWTGRNRQRF; from the coding sequence ATGAGTTTGTTGACCCAGGAACATCCCTTCGCGGAATTTATCAAGATACTCGGCAAGGGCAAAAAAGGCTCCCGCCCGCTGACCCAAGACGAAGCCTACCGGGCGATGCAAATGATCTTGGCCGACGGCCAGATCGAGCCGATACAGCTCGGGGCATTTTTGATGTTGATGCGCGTTAAGGAAGAAACCTGCGAGGAACTGGCCGGCTTCGTGCAAGCTGCGCGGGAAAGTTTTGCTTTCGAATCCAAAGTGGCTGTCGACTTGGACTGGTCGTCCTACGCAGGCAAACGCCGCCACCTGCCCTGGTTTTTATTATCCACGTTGCTGCTGGCCGAAAACGGTATCAGGGTGTTTATGCACGGCGCCGGCGGACATACCGAAGGCCGCTTGTATACCGAAAATGCTCTGCAAGCTTTAGGAATCAAGGCCGCAACTTCTATAGCCGAAGCCGGCACGCAGTTGCAGCAAGACAATTTCAGCTATCTGTCACTGGAATATATTTGCCCAAAACTGTACGACATGATCAATCTGCGACCGATAATGGGCTTGCGTTCGCCAGTACATACTTTGGTTAGATTGTTGAATCCGTTCGACGCCACAGCCAGCATTCAAGGCATCTTCCATCCCAGCTATCGGCAAGTTCATCAAAAAGCCGCGCTGTTACTGGATCAAAAAAACATGGCCGTGCTAAAAGGCGAAGGCGGCGAAACCGAGCGTAATCCGGATGTGGAATGCTTGGTACAAAGCGTCAACAACTGCGAGCTTAACGATGAAACCTGGCCGGCCCTGTTCGAACGCCGACACATGAAAGCCGAAGACATGGATCCGCAGTTATTGGCACAATTCTGGCGCGGCGATTTTAATGACGAATTTGGCGAAGCGACCGTGATAGCAACGGCGGCGGTGGCACTAAAACTATTAGGCAAAGCCAATGATCAAGAACACGCGCAGCAATTAGCCAAAGAATTTTGGACGGGACGTAACCGGCAACGTTTTTAA
- the rlmKL gene encoding bifunctional 23S rRNA (guanine(2069)-N(7))-methyltransferase RlmK/23S rRNA (guanine(2445)-N(2))-methyltransferase RlmL yields the protein MSQYQLFATTPKAMEGILATEIKALGGQNVREKMAGVAFEGDLALAYRVCLWSRTANRVFLPLSSFEVKSQQDLYDGVKKINWFEHIKPDDSLAVSFSSKNNPAINNTHFGALKVKDAIVDQMRAKFNKRPNIDTERPSIRVNVYLHNETAQLSLDLSGESLHRRGYRDVNIAAPIKENLAAAILLRAGWPKIAEQGGSLLDPMCGSGTMLLEGAMIAADYAPGLQRDYFGFLGWKKHDAALWQSLLDEAKQRRDIGLNKMPVIVGFDQDRRTVVAALQHVDNAGLTGKIHIERRDIADATAADSWPKGLIACNPPYGERLGDEAETSELYRRFGEVLKQRFVGWQVAMIISNPELGFRLGVRSQKPITLFNGALECKLLRFNIEEQTFFEPKAKSQQERIEQISRRTETEQPDNQADMFANRLRKNLKKIGKWAKQNQVSCYRLYDADLPEYAVAVDVYLGEKTWVNVQEYESPKTIDPAKANQRLAGAMVEIPKVLEIPKEQVFLKIRRKQKSTDQYEKQGESGRFHVVEEGGCKFWVNFEDYLDTGLFLDHRPIRLMIQQQAKGKRFLNLFAYTGSASVHAAVGGAASSVTVDMSNTYLDWAKRNFDLNGIQGDHKLLRANCVEWLAEQAGGKDKPQFDLIFLDPPTFSNSKKMDEAFDIQNDHLHLLRSAVALLAPEGVLYFSTNFRRFKLDRQALADLQIEDISAKTIPEDFARDQKIHYCWRISR from the coding sequence ATGAGCCAATACCAACTTTTTGCCACCACGCCTAAGGCGATGGAAGGCATTCTTGCCACCGAAATCAAAGCCCTGGGCGGCCAAAACGTCCGCGAAAAAATGGCCGGCGTGGCTTTTGAGGGTGATCTGGCGCTGGCTTACCGGGTCTGCCTGTGGTCTCGCACCGCCAATCGGGTGTTTCTGCCGCTGAGCAGTTTCGAAGTCAAATCTCAGCAAGACCTGTACGATGGCGTGAAAAAGATCAATTGGTTCGAACATATCAAGCCGGACGACAGCTTGGCGGTATCGTTCAGCTCCAAAAACAATCCGGCCATCAATAACACCCATTTCGGCGCCTTGAAAGTCAAGGACGCCATCGTCGATCAGATGCGCGCCAAATTCAACAAGCGGCCGAATATCGACACCGAACGGCCCAGCATCCGCGTCAATGTCTATCTGCACAACGAGACCGCACAACTGAGCCTGGACTTATCCGGCGAGAGTTTGCACAGACGCGGCTACCGTGACGTCAACATAGCCGCGCCGATCAAGGAAAACCTGGCGGCGGCAATTTTGCTGCGCGCCGGCTGGCCGAAAATCGCCGAACAAGGCGGCTCGTTGCTCGATCCTATGTGCGGCTCCGGTACTATGCTGCTGGAAGGCGCGATGATTGCAGCCGACTACGCACCGGGTTTGCAGCGCGACTATTTCGGATTTTTAGGTTGGAAAAAACACGATGCCGCACTTTGGCAAAGTTTGCTGGACGAAGCTAAACAACGCCGCGATATTGGCTTGAACAAAATGCCGGTGATTGTCGGTTTCGATCAGGATCGGCGCACCGTGGTGGCCGCATTGCAGCACGTTGACAATGCCGGCTTAACCGGCAAGATTCATATCGAAAGGCGCGACATCGCCGACGCGACAGCGGCGGACAGTTGGCCCAAGGGCTTGATCGCCTGTAACCCGCCCTACGGTGAACGCCTGGGTGATGAGGCGGAAACTTCCGAGCTGTATCGCCGCTTTGGCGAGGTGCTGAAACAGCGCTTCGTTGGCTGGCAAGTGGCGATGATCATCAGCAATCCGGAACTGGGTTTTAGGTTGGGCGTGCGTTCGCAAAAGCCGATTACCTTGTTCAACGGCGCGCTCGAGTGTAAATTGCTGCGCTTTAATATCGAAGAGCAGACGTTTTTCGAACCCAAAGCCAAATCTCAGCAAGAACGCATCGAGCAAATCAGCCGGCGCACCGAAACCGAACAGCCCGACAATCAAGCGGACATGTTCGCCAATCGCTTACGCAAGAATCTGAAGAAAATCGGCAAATGGGCCAAGCAAAATCAGGTCAGTTGCTATCGGCTGTACGACGCGGATTTGCCGGAATACGCGGTAGCGGTGGATGTCTACCTCGGCGAGAAAACCTGGGTCAACGTCCAGGAATACGAGTCGCCGAAAACCATCGATCCGGCCAAAGCCAATCAACGCTTGGCAGGGGCGATGGTGGAAATCCCCAAAGTATTGGAGATTCCCAAGGAACAGGTGTTTCTAAAGATTCGCCGCAAGCAGAAAAGTACCGATCAATACGAAAAGCAGGGCGAGTCGGGCCGTTTTCATGTCGTTGAAGAAGGCGGCTGCAAGTTTTGGGTGAATTTTGAGGATTATCTGGACACCGGTCTGTTTCTGGATCATCGGCCGATTCGGTTGATGATACAACAGCAAGCCAAGGGCAAGCGCTTCCTGAACCTGTTTGCCTACACCGGCAGCGCCAGCGTACATGCCGCAGTCGGTGGCGCGGCGTCCAGCGTCACGGTGGACATGTCCAATACTTATCTGGATTGGGCCAAGCGCAATTTTGATCTGAACGGCATCCAAGGCGATCACAAACTGCTGCGCGCCAATTGTGTGGAATGGCTGGCGGAGCAAGCCGGTGGAAAGGACAAACCGCAATTCGATCTAATCTTTCTCGATCCGCCGACTTTTTCCAATTCCAAGAAAATGGATGAAGCCTTTGATATTCAAAACGATCATCTGCATTTGCTGCGCAGTGCCGTGGCTTTGTTAGCACCGGAAGGCGTGTTGTATTTTTCCACCAACTTCCGCCGCTTCAAGCTGGACCGACAAGCCTTGGCGGATTTACAGATAGAAGACATCAGCGCAAAAACGATTCCGGAGGATTTCGCCCGCGACCAAAAAATTCATTATTGCTGGAGGATTAGCCGATGA
- a CDS encoding transglycosylase SLT domain-containing protein, with protein sequence MKSRIISLASLAVLSACTTMPPKNPENICQIFREKDDWYQATLSSARRWGVPIAVQMAIIHQESSFVADAQPPRPLILGFIPWFRSSSAYGYPQAKDETWADYQQNAGNGWADREDFADSCDFVAWYCATSNRKLGIPTSDANNLYLTYHEGLGGYQRNSYLSKQWLLNTAQKVHQRALRYDAQLASCRQELEQKN encoded by the coding sequence ATGAAAAGCAGAATAATTTCTCTCGCTAGTCTAGCCGTTTTATCGGCGTGTACAACCATGCCGCCGAAAAACCCGGAAAATATCTGTCAAATCTTCCGGGAAAAAGACGATTGGTATCAAGCGACCTTAAGCTCCGCGCGGCGCTGGGGCGTGCCCATCGCCGTGCAAATGGCCATCATCCATCAAGAATCCAGCTTCGTTGCCGACGCCCAACCGCCCCGGCCCTTGATTCTAGGCTTCATCCCCTGGTTTCGTTCCAGCAGCGCTTACGGCTATCCGCAAGCCAAGGACGAAACCTGGGCAGACTATCAGCAAAATGCCGGCAACGGCTGGGCCGATAGAGAGGACTTTGCCGACAGCTGCGACTTTGTGGCCTGGTATTGCGCGACCAGCAACCGCAAGTTGGGCATCCCCACATCCGACGCCAACAATCTGTATTTAACCTACCACGAAGGCTTAGGCGGCTATCAGCGCAACAGCTATCTATCCAAGCAATGGCTGCTGAATACCGCGCAAAAAGTCCATCAGCGCGCCTTGCGTTACGACGCGCAACTGGCAAGCTGCCGACAGGAGCTAGAACAAAAAAACTGA
- a CDS encoding FKBP-type peptidyl-prolyl cis-trans isomerase: MFSLADANAPTPAENKAAGEKFLAENAKTAGVVSTASGLQYLVFTEGTGAQPKATDNVTVHYKGTTIDGKEFDSSYGRGAPATFPLNRVIPGWTEGVQLMKEGAKYRFFIPSNLAYGERGAGADIGPNAALIFDVELIKVN, translated from the coding sequence ATGTTCTCACTGGCCGACGCCAACGCCCCAACCCCAGCCGAAAATAAAGCCGCCGGGGAAAAATTTCTGGCCGAAAACGCCAAAACCGCCGGCGTGGTAAGCACCGCCAGCGGTCTGCAATATTTGGTATTCACCGAAGGCACAGGCGCCCAACCCAAAGCCACCGATAACGTCACTGTCCATTACAAAGGCACCACCATCGACGGCAAGGAATTCGACAGCTCTTACGGCCGCGGCGCGCCAGCCACTTTTCCATTGAACCGCGTTATCCCCGGCTGGACCGAAGGCGTGCAACTGATGAAAGAAGGCGCGAAATACCGTTTCTTTATTCCTTCTAACCTAGCTTATGGTGAGCGTGGTGCGGGTGCGGATATTGGGCCTAATGCGGCGCTGATTTTTGATGTTGAGTTGATTAAGGTCAACTGA
- the hemC gene encoding hydroxymethylbilane synthase, with protein sequence MADRIIRIATRQSPLALWQAEHVAARLQHAFPGLQTELVKMVTRGDKILDAPLAKVGGKGLFVKELEQGMLEGTADIAVHSMKDVPVEFPEGLHLAVILDREDPTDAFVSNKYRSLAELPADARIGTSSLRRQCQIKEKFPNAEILSLRGNVNTRLAKLDAGEYDAIILASAGLKRLGMGERITAQLQPTESLPAMGQGAIGIECRVDDAEIHEYLKVLHDEETSIRVGAERAMNARLNGGCQVPIAGFAEIKGERLFMRGLVGSPDGSLLYRAEAESSLADFEALGKSVAEDLLAQGADRILRELYQ encoded by the coding sequence TTGGCAGACAGAATTATTCGCATCGCTACCCGGCAAAGCCCGCTGGCCTTGTGGCAGGCCGAGCATGTCGCGGCACGGCTGCAACACGCATTTCCCGGCTTACAAACCGAACTGGTAAAAATGGTCACCCGCGGCGACAAAATTCTCGACGCACCATTGGCCAAAGTCGGCGGCAAGGGTTTGTTTGTCAAGGAACTGGAACAAGGCATGCTGGAAGGCACAGCCGACATCGCAGTTCATTCGATGAAAGACGTGCCTGTCGAGTTTCCGGAAGGCTTGCATCTGGCGGTGATTCTGGATAGAGAAGATCCGACCGACGCGTTTGTCTCCAATAAATACCGCAGCCTGGCCGAATTGCCGGCCGATGCCCGAATTGGCACTTCCAGCCTACGCCGCCAATGCCAAATCAAGGAAAAATTCCCGAATGCGGAAATCCTGAGTTTGCGCGGCAACGTCAACACCCGGCTGGCTAAACTGGATGCCGGCGAATACGATGCGATCATTCTGGCATCGGCTGGCTTAAAACGACTTGGGATGGGCGAGCGCATTACCGCCCAATTGCAACCGACAGAAAGCTTGCCGGCGATGGGCCAAGGCGCTATCGGCATCGAATGCCGGGTCGACGACGCCGAGATTCACGAGTATTTAAAGGTATTGCACGACGAGGAAACCAGCATTCGAGTCGGCGCCGAACGAGCGATGAACGCCAGGCTCAACGGCGGCTGCCAAGTGCCGATTGCCGGTTTTGCGGAAATCAAAGGCGAGCGTCTATTTATGCGCGGACTGGTCGGCAGCCCTGACGGTTCTTTATTATATAGGGCCGAGGCGGAAAGCAGCCTAGCGGACTTCGAAGCCTTAGGTAAATCCGTGGCCGAGGATTTATTAGCGCAAGGCGCAGACAGGATATTGCGCGAGCTATATCAGTGA
- a CDS encoding PilZ domain-containing protein, with protein MPTTENRAYRKNLASQGLLYLGFEEHEIWVVNLSLSGLLAVLKVEPQVNGIKDIFNALQVSPIVDFYLPSMRLAGEAEMVRAEAAEDGFEIAIEFRNLSYDTDNLLYSRRAYRKNMTAPGHIIFNDTDYAFNTENVSVDGLMIRMLGRIEVADGTVAKFDYKHLNLEGEVKVVWIDHDEISTLMGLQYLHMQRDYIKGIPNFSYPPLEAS; from the coding sequence ATGCCAACGACCGAAAACCGCGCCTATCGCAAAAATCTGGCCAGCCAAGGATTGCTGTATCTGGGCTTTGAAGAGCACGAAATTTGGGTCGTGAATCTGTCGCTGTCCGGTTTGCTGGCGGTGTTAAAGGTCGAGCCGCAGGTCAATGGCATCAAAGACATTTTTAATGCTTTGCAAGTTTCGCCGATAGTCGATTTTTATCTGCCTAGCATGCGCTTGGCCGGCGAGGCCGAAATGGTACGCGCCGAAGCTGCCGAGGACGGATTTGAAATTGCCATCGAGTTTCGCAACCTGTCTTACGATACCGATAATTTGTTATACAGCCGCCGCGCGTACCGCAAAAATATGACTGCGCCAGGGCATATCATATTTAACGACACCGATTATGCGTTCAATACCGAAAATGTCTCGGTGGATGGTTTGATGATACGCATGTTGGGTAGGATTGAGGTGGCGGACGGCACGGTGGCCAAATTCGATTATAAACATTTGAATCTGGAAGGCGAGGTGAAAGTCGTTTGGATCGATCACGACGAGATTTCCACGCTCATGGGCTTGCAATATCTGCATATGCAGCGCGACTATATCAAGGGTATTCCCAATTTTAGCTACCCACCGCTGGAAGCTAGTTAA
- a CDS encoding uroporphyrinogen-III synthase, whose amino-acid sequence MNSGLNRARILVTRPAAQAENLSNLIAQHGGMPIRFPTLEIVEERPDPGLLSQATASDWLIFTSTNAVDFAIKAFGGKMPVLRKFKIAAVGAATADALRQSGWPVDCVPASEFNSEGLLAEPELQALAGMRCVIVRGIGGREKLAESLRNRGAEVIYLEVYSRRQPVMDSSDLRADIAQGRLDAVTITSVEALQNLLAMLDGESIVLLKSILLVVMSERIGQAAEDSGFKQIAVSAQPTDAAILENLTTLLNGENSGRSN is encoded by the coding sequence GTGAACTCGGGCCTAAACCGCGCACGCATTCTGGTGACGCGGCCCGCCGCGCAAGCCGAGAATTTATCAAATTTGATAGCACAACATGGCGGCATGCCGATACGCTTTCCCACGCTGGAAATCGTCGAGGAGCGGCCCGATCCGGGTTTATTGAGTCAAGCCACCGCCAGCGACTGGCTGATTTTTACCAGCACCAATGCTGTGGATTTTGCTATCAAGGCGTTCGGTGGCAAAATGCCGGTCTTGCGTAAATTCAAAATTGCGGCGGTCGGCGCAGCAACCGCTGACGCATTACGGCAATCGGGATGGCCGGTGGATTGCGTGCCGGCCAGCGAATTTAACAGCGAAGGCTTGCTAGCCGAGCCTGAATTACAAGCATTAGCTGGTATGCGCTGTGTGATTGTGCGTGGAATCGGCGGCCGCGAGAAACTGGCGGAAAGCTTGCGTAACCGCGGCGCCGAAGTGATTTATCTGGAAGTGTATAGCCGCCGGCAACCGGTGATGGACAGCTCGGATTTACGGGCAGACATTGCACAAGGACGACTGGACGCAGTGACTATTACCAGCGTAGAAGCCTTACAAAACTTATTAGCGATGCTGGATGGTGAGTCGATAGTATTGTTGAAATCGATACTTTTAGTCGTAATGAGCGAGCGGATCGGCCAAGCGGCCGAAGATTCCGGATTTAAACAGATTGCAGTGAGCGCACAGCCCACGGATGCAGCGATTTTAGAGAACTTGACGACGTTATTGAACGGGGAAAACAGTGGCCGAAGTAATTGA
- a CDS encoding M16 family metallopeptidase, with product MNYRLAALALLCPAVAAHAEVGKVHEHVFSNGLKLLVKEDHRSPVVVSQVWYKVGSSYEPGGITGISHMLEHMMFKGTAKYPAGEFSRIIAENGGNENAFTGQDYTAYFQTLEKSRLEISFKLESDRMRNLDLKAEELKKELEVVTEERRMRTDDQPRAKVHEQFMATAFTNSPYQNPVIGWPSDIANYKVEDLQSWYQQWYAPNNATLVVVGDVDGLQVEKLAEQYFAPLQPSVLKPVKPQDESEQRGVRRITVKAPAKLPYLMMGYKVPVLKTAKPEWEAYALEVLVGVLDGGDSARLSSRLVRGKQIAVSAGAGYDLASRLPEMFLLEGTPAEGKTVFDLEYALLDEVYQLKNELIAKDELQRIKAQVLASAVYQKDSNFYQAMQLGTLETVGIGWQKADEYVDKVNQVTAEQVRDVARKYLIEDTLTVAYLDPQPITQAAKPAKAIGGHHAF from the coding sequence ATGAACTATAGGCTCGCGGCGTTAGCGCTGCTTTGCCCTGCTGTCGCGGCACATGCCGAGGTCGGCAAGGTACACGAACATGTTTTCAGCAACGGCTTGAAACTATTGGTAAAGGAGGATCATCGTTCGCCGGTGGTAGTATCGCAAGTTTGGTACAAAGTTGGGTCAAGTTACGAGCCCGGTGGCATCACCGGTATCTCGCACATGCTGGAACACATGATGTTCAAAGGCACCGCAAAATACCCAGCCGGCGAGTTTTCCCGGATCATCGCCGAAAATGGCGGCAACGAGAACGCTTTTACCGGACAGGATTACACCGCTTATTTCCAAACCCTGGAAAAATCGCGTCTGGAGATCAGCTTTAAATTGGAAAGCGACCGGATGCGCAACCTGGATTTAAAAGCCGAAGAGCTGAAAAAAGAACTGGAAGTGGTTACCGAAGAACGGCGCATGCGCACCGACGATCAACCGCGCGCCAAAGTGCATGAGCAATTCATGGCCACTGCTTTCACCAACAGCCCCTACCAAAATCCGGTCATCGGTTGGCCGTCCGATATTGCCAACTATAAAGTCGAAGACCTGCAATCTTGGTATCAACAATGGTATGCGCCGAATAACGCCACGCTGGTGGTGGTGGGCGACGTCGATGGGCTGCAAGTAGAAAAACTCGCCGAGCAATATTTCGCGCCGCTGCAACCTAGCGTGTTGAAGCCGGTAAAACCGCAAGATGAAAGTGAGCAACGCGGCGTACGCCGGATTACCGTAAAAGCGCCCGCCAAACTACCCTACCTTATGATGGGCTATAAAGTGCCGGTATTAAAAACCGCCAAGCCGGAATGGGAGGCCTACGCGCTGGAAGTGCTGGTGGGCGTGTTGGACGGTGGCGATAGCGCCCGCTTGTCATCGCGGCTGGTCAGGGGCAAGCAAATTGCGGTATCGGCTGGTGCGGGCTACGATCTGGCCTCGCGCCTGCCCGAGATGTTCCTGCTGGAAGGCACGCCGGCGGAAGGCAAAACCGTATTCGATCTGGAATACGCCTTGCTGGATGAAGTCTATCAATTGAAGAACGAACTGATAGCCAAGGACGAACTGCAACGCATCAAGGCCCAGGTGTTGGCCAGCGCGGTGTATCAAAAAGACTCCAACTTCTATCAAGCGATGCAACTGGGCACGCTGGAAACCGTGGGTATCGGTTGGCAAAAAGCCGACGAGTATGTGGATAAGGTTAATCAAGTCACGGCCGAGCAGGTCAGGGACGTGGCGCGCAAATATTTGATCGAAGATACGCTGACCGTCGCTTATCTCGACCCGCAACCCATTACTCAAGCCGCCAAACCTGCAAAAGCCATAGGAGGCCACCATGCGTTTTAA
- the cyoE gene encoding heme o synthase, whose amino-acid sequence MTDTTSALSWKDYLELCKPRVVALIVFTAIVGMLLAVPGLPPLGNFFYGSIGIALAASSAAAINHFIDQKADAEMSRTKNRPLPTGHLNSHQVLVFAGVIGLIAMALLTIKINVLTAFLTFLSLIGYALIYTVYLKKMTPQNIVIGGAAGAAPPVLGWAAITGEVHPHALLLFLIIFVWTPPHFWALAIARREEYAKVSIPMLPVTHGVEFTRLQILLYTILLLITTLLPYLTGMSGVIYLLAAVVLGLGFIYYAVQMMRKKDNKTAMRTFGYSIVYLMLIFAALLIDHYFPLSFS is encoded by the coding sequence ATGACCGACACAACCTCCGCGCTATCCTGGAAAGACTACTTAGAACTCTGTAAGCCCAGAGTCGTGGCATTGATCGTGTTTACCGCCATTGTCGGCATGCTGTTAGCAGTGCCGGGCCTACCGCCTCTGGGTAACTTTTTCTACGGTAGCATAGGCATCGCCCTAGCGGCATCCTCGGCAGCGGCGATCAATCACTTCATCGACCAAAAAGCCGATGCGGAAATGAGCCGTACCAAGAATAGACCACTGCCTACCGGGCATTTAAACTCTCATCAGGTCTTGGTGTTCGCGGGCGTTATCGGCCTTATCGCGATGGCACTGTTAACCATCAAAATCAACGTGCTCACCGCCTTTCTCACCTTTTTATCCTTGATCGGTTACGCGTTAATCTACACGGTATACCTTAAAAAAATGACGCCGCAGAATATCGTCATCGGTGGCGCAGCTGGCGCGGCCCCACCCGTACTGGGTTGGGCGGCAATTACCGGGGAAGTGCATCCGCACGCTTTGCTTTTGTTTTTAATTATCTTCGTCTGGACCCCGCCGCATTTCTGGGCGCTAGCCATTGCTAGACGGGAAGAATATGCCAAAGTATCCATCCCGATGCTGCCTGTCACCCATGGCGTGGAATTCACCCGTTTGCAGATTTTGCTATACACCATCCTGCTGCTCATCACTACCTTGCTGCCCTATCTAACCGGCATGAGCGGCGTGATTTATTTACTGGCCGCCGTAGTATTGGGATTGGGTTTCATCTATTACGCCGTGCAAATGATGCGTAAAAAAGACAATAAAACCGCGATGCGCACCTTCGGTTATTCCATTGTTTATTTGATGCTGATTTTCGCGGCATTGCTGATCGATCATTACTTCCCACTGTCATTCTCATGA
- the yccX gene encoding acylphosphatase — MSECLHIIVKGRVQGVYFRAYTQKQAVKLNIKGFVRNLADGSVEIVASGHPEDLKKLVAWCHKGPILAKVSEVLVNPHAASEHFEVFEIR; from the coding sequence ATGAGCGAATGTTTGCACATCATCGTCAAAGGCCGGGTACAGGGCGTGTATTTTCGCGCCTACACCCAGAAGCAGGCAGTGAAACTGAATATAAAAGGCTTTGTCAGGAATCTGGCCGACGGCAGTGTGGAAATTGTCGCCAGCGGCCATCCAGAAGACCTGAAAAAGCTGGTGGCTTGGTGTCATAAAGGACCTATTTTGGCCAAAGTTTCAGAGGTACTCGTAAATCCACATGCTGCGAGCGAGCATTTTGAGGTGTTTGAGATTAGATAG